DNA sequence from the Thalassotalea sp. 273M-4 genome:
GTGACTTCACGGTAATCGGCACTTTAACCGCGTTTTGCATGCTTTGCACACATTCCGCCACCAATTCTGGCTCTGCCATTAAACACGCACCGAAACGGCCATTTTGTACCCGATCGGAAGGACAGCCAACGTTAATGTTAATCGCATCATAACCAAACTGCTCAGCTTGTATCGCGCATTCTGTTAACGCTTTAGGATCGCTACCACCAAGTTGTAACACCAACGGGTGTTCTTCTTGGTTGTAACCTAGGTAATCGCCTTTACCAAATAAAATAGCGCCCGTGGTAACCATCTCGGTGTACATAACCGTATTTTTTGACAATAAGCGTAAAAAGTAACGGCAATGGCGATCTGTCCAATCGAGCATAGGTGCGACTGAAAGTTTTTCGTTGAATGTATTATTTGTCAATGAACTTAAACCTTATATAAATGCTAGTAACTCGACAAAACGTGAGAGATGTATTCATCGGTAATGGCACAGCATACAACACAAGAAGAAATGTTAGTATTTGTGCTGAACAAGCACTAAAAGCATCAATTGATGCACGTATGAGCGCATTTTACCATAGAAAAGGTAGTTATAAACACCAGTGTTCTCAAGGTTAAGTGTTCTCCCGACTAAACATTAGCTGTAGAGCGTTTTACTCATTTACTTCGACTTAAACTAAAGCTTTCTTGGTGTGGTTAAAATGGGTAAATAAAACACAAAAAAAGCACCGTAAGCAAATACCCACAAGGCTGTTGCCGCTTTTAATACAAAGAGGTAATCAGCAAAGATAAAGCTACCAAAGACTCGAATGACAAAACTCAAAACAATGGCTATTAAGGCAAGTGTCATAAGCTTGCCCACTACAATCATGCGTCCCGTATGGCCTAGGGAAACACGAGAGATCATCGACAAAATCATCGTGCCCATACCACCAACGGTTAATATATGAATGGCTTGAGAATAAGAAAAAATTAATTCCAGCTTTGCTAACCCAAGAGCAATAAGCCCCAGTGCAATGCTTAAGTAACTGATATGCAAAGACCATACAAGTGGGGTTTTAAAGGTCACCCAAATGCGCCAGCGCACAGCGCGTGCAAATTGTGCGCACCCTGCGAGGATAAAAACCGCTGCCACCAGCTCTTTGGGCAAAGGAAATAAATTGGCGCCACAGATAATGGCGAACATCACCGAGCCTAACGCAATTTTTTCAAGCCAAGCTATTGGTTCTACTTTGGTTGTTTTGGTCCCATTGGCGGTAAACATAGGAAACACCCGCCCCCCCATCACACACATCACAAAAGTTATTAACAACACAATAATATGACTGAGATTAGCGATATGCTGTATTTGCTCGGTCAAAACGGCAAAGTGCATTAGGATGTTAAGAATGGCCATCAGCAGTAAAATAGGAATAAAAAATAAGTTACGCCATAATTTGACTTTAATAATGGGGTAAGCAAGCGCACACGCGGATAATGGCAAGAATAAACTGTCAACAACCGCAATAACCAGCAAGGGGACATGGGTTGGCAATAACATGAGTACGCGTCCCATCAGCCAAATGAACATCAGTGCCATCAATGGCTTGCCATGTAAACTTGGTACACGAGTCCAGGTTTGAACGGCGGTTAATAAAAATCCGACCATAATGGCGGGAACAAAACCCAATAACATCTCATGCTTATGCCAGAATAATGAGCCTCCATACATAGTTGCAGACAGCGTTGGTGAAGTTAACGCTACGTTCCAAAGAAGTAGCCCAATCACACTAAACAAGGCTCCAGACAAAAAGAAAGGACGAAAAGCTAAATCAAACGTAGCTTTTATACTTGAATGTTTGGGTTGTTCTGATGGTGGTGGCGAAATGTTGATCATAAAAATTTATCAGAGTGTGCATGAGTGATTCGTTCAATCAGTATAATCGGTTTTTGAACGTTAATAATACATTTTGAAAACGCTAAAAGCGTCATCTGGTTGATTTTTACGACTAAAACGTGTCTACTTTCAATATAAATAAATCAATGGTTACGCTAACACAAGAAATCACCTTGGCGATGCTAAACCGACTATTGAACATAGAGTAATATTATGAACGTCAACAAGTTGTTGCAACAGGCAAAAGATAACTGCAAACGCACTGGTGCGCGTTTTACACCAGCTCGCGAGCAAGTTTTTTTGATCATGGCAAATAACCACGGGCCGATGGGCGCTTATGAGTTGTTAGATGAATTAAAAAAACAAGATACAGCAGCAAAACCTGCAACCGTGTATCGCGCTTTAGATTTTCTTGCTAAACAAGGGTTTGTGCACAAAATCGAATCAATTAATGCCTTTTTGCTCTGTGATCATTTCAGTGAGTGTAATCACCCGGTGCAATTACTTATTTGCGATGATTGTGGGGCTGTTGAAGAGATTCAGTCAAATAATTTAGAATTAGTCATAAAAACCATGGCTGACGCCAGCGGGTTTAAAATAACTCATCAAGTCGTTGAAGCCCATGGCCAATGCCAACAGTGCCAAGCAGCTTAAACGGGCAATCTAATCTACGTTAAAGGCTTCTATCGCCTAACGCATTAATTAACGAACAACGCCCTTTAAGCACCGCAACAATGATTTTATTTTCGCGAAAAGACGGTGGAAATATAATCCGAGAATCGTCTTCTAAGCGCATGTCGGTAAGTACATGTGCTTGGATATTGTCTATATCATCATCTTCATAGTACAACACGGTAACGGTGCTATTATTGTCGACCATAATACCAATCCTTTCTTGCTCAATTAAGCAATTTATTGTTGATTTGGTTAAACTATAGACGAAATTTTTTTCAATTCAAATTATGCACAACAACTTGAATTTAAATGAAAATAATTTAATAAAGATCGGTTTTAACTCTCGCTGTAATGTTACAAAGAAGCTCATAAGGGATCGTTTGAGCACAATCGGCAATTTTCTCAATCGCTAAATTCTTACCCCATAGCTCGGCATAATCCCCAACCTTGATACTATCATCTTCGCCTAAGTCGATGGTGATCATGTCCATTGATACCCGCCCGACTAATGGGAATACTTTGCCATTAACCCAGA
Encoded proteins:
- a CDS encoding NnrS family protein, whose product is MINISPPPSEQPKHSSIKATFDLAFRPFFLSGALFSVIGLLLWNVALTSPTLSATMYGGSLFWHKHEMLLGFVPAIMVGFLLTAVQTWTRVPSLHGKPLMALMFIWLMGRVLMLLPTHVPLLVIAVVDSLFLPLSACALAYPIIKVKLWRNLFFIPILLLMAILNILMHFAVLTEQIQHIANLSHIIVLLITFVMCVMGGRVFPMFTANGTKTTKVEPIAWLEKIALGSVMFAIICGANLFPLPKELVAAVFILAGCAQFARAVRWRIWVTFKTPLVWSLHISYLSIALGLIALGLAKLELIFSYSQAIHILTVGGMGTMILSMISRVSLGHTGRMIVVGKLMTLALIAIVLSFVIRVFGSFIFADYLFVLKAATALWVFAYGAFFVFYLPILTTPRKL
- a CDS encoding DUF2375 family protein, encoding MVDNNSTVTVLYYEDDDIDNIQAHVLTDMRLEDDSRIIFPPSFRENKIIVAVLKGRCSLINALGDRSL
- a CDS encoding transcriptional repressor, with the protein product MNVNKLLQQAKDNCKRTGARFTPAREQVFLIMANNHGPMGAYELLDELKKQDTAAKPATVYRALDFLAKQGFVHKIESINAFLLCDHFSECNHPVQLLICDDCGAVEEIQSNNLELVIKTMADASGFKITHQVVEAHGQCQQCQAA